One segment of Campylobacter hominis ATCC BAA-381 DNA contains the following:
- a CDS encoding sulfite exporter TauE/SafE family protein — MILVVIGVCVGFISGFFGIGGGTVVVPTMLAFGYDIKIAIGISILQMLFSAIFGSYINYKNGKLVINNGIFVGFGGLFGAGLSGFIVAAVPSKCLEIGLLITLAIAIVKFFMTNVSKESKNPSNILLFIIGAAIGAIAISMGIGGALFLTPILVGFLGVDIKKAVSMGLFFVIFSSFSGFISLAWHGYVDYKDGILLGLGSLAGVYFGTKTSHRISKQSQKYWLLALYVSMFCLTLKKVIFG; from the coding sequence ATGATTTTAGTTGTAATTGGAGTTTGCGTCGGATTTATTTCGGGGTTTTTTGGAATAGGCGGTGGAACCGTTGTAGTTCCTACGATGCTTGCGTTTGGTTATGATATAAAAATTGCCATCGGAATTTCGATTTTGCAAATGCTTTTCAGTGCGATTTTCGGCTCTTATATAAATTACAAAAACGGCAAACTTGTCATAAATAACGGTATTTTTGTTGGATTTGGCGGTTTATTTGGAGCCGGTTTGAGCGGTTTTATCGTGGCAGCTGTGCCGTCAAAATGCCTTGAAATTGGACTTTTAATCACATTGGCAATAGCGATTGTAAAATTTTTTATGACAAATGTTTCAAAAGAGTCCAAAAATCCAAGCAACATTTTACTTTTTATAATAGGCGCCGCAATCGGAGCAATCGCGATTAGCATGGGAATTGGCGGAGCGCTGTTTTTAACGCCGATTTTGGTCGGATTTTTGGGAGTTGATATTAAAAAAGCCGTAAGTATGGGTCTGTTTTTTGTGATTTTCAGTTCATTCAGCGGATTTATAAGCCTTGCATGGCATGGTTACGTTGATTATAAAGACGGCATTTTGCTTGGACTTGGTTCTCTTGCGGGCGTGTATTTCGGCACGAAAACGTCTCATAGAATTTCAAAACAATCACAAAAATATTGGCTTCTTGCGCTTTATGTTTCGATGTTTTGTTTGACATTGAAAAAAGTTATTTTCGGGTGA
- the recO gene encoding recombination protein RecO: protein MQGFILKVTKVRDEDCIVSILTNSEMLETYRFYGARHSNITQGFKIDFELQSDIKFLPKLRGVMHLGFSWLTNRDKMLFWQQLMRLFYAHLKGTGSVDGFYFDMLENCAQKFGKQNPKRLIIETYAQILDFEGRLHKDKICFICDNEISEEIALARAFLPAHGNCINKNTINFDKLLEFYETKKSINLNDGEVNYLYSVVLEGF, encoded by the coding sequence ATGCAAGGATTTATATTAAAAGTTACGAAAGTTAGAGATGAAGATTGTATCGTCAGCATTCTTACAAACAGTGAAATGCTTGAAACATATAGATTTTACGGTGCCAGACACTCAAATATCACACAAGGTTTTAAAATAGATTTCGAACTTCAAAGCGATATAAAATTTCTACCAAAACTTAGAGGAGTAATGCATCTTGGTTTTTCGTGGCTTACAAACCGCGATAAAATGCTTTTTTGGCAACAGCTGATGAGACTGTTTTATGCACATTTAAAAGGAACCGGAAGTGTTGATGGATTTTATTTTGATATGCTTGAAAACTGCGCGCAAAAATTCGGCAAACAAAATCCTAAACGCCTTATTATAGAAACTTATGCACAAATTTTGGATTTTGAAGGCAGACTTCACAAAGATAAAATCTGTTTTATCTGCGACAACGAAATTTCTGAAGAAATCGCTCTTGCACGCGCATTTTTACCGGCGCATGGAAACTGTATAAATAAAAATACAATAAATTTTGATAAACTTTTGGAATTTTATGAAACAAAAAAATCCATCAATTTAAATGACGGCGAAGTAAATTACCTTTATAGCGTAGTTTTAGAAGGATTTTAA